ACTACTGTTTCACTGTTTGGCTCTCAGGAAAATTCTGTCTCTTAAAGAAATGCAACTGAATTATTGAGTTGCAGGGAAGTGACTCCATAAAACattaccttaaaaaaaaaaagaaaatcaaacataGATGCGCACACGTCATGttacacatttaaataaatgcttGCATCGGCAcaagtactgtactgtacaaaCAGTATCTGGATTGATATACTGTCGGTGACTGCAAGCGATAACGAGAACCGAGAACCGCTCAATTACTTTCAAATTGAAACAAAGCTATGCTAACACGTGAACTCTATAACCAaatgttagatttttttttgtttaaaaaaatcctcttttcTAAAACTATATCTCTGTTAACAGTAGTGCACTTATTGGTTTAAGCAGTGCAACATATATGCAACAAAATAACGCAGTCCACttatcaagatttttttttttttcgaaaaAGTTGTCTTTTCTGACTTTAAAATtgaatcaacaaaaaaaatcatagttCATTTAATGAATATGATTAAATATTAAGCACAGGCATTTtaagaaaatgtgcaaaatagCACGTTTTTGTCTGGGTTTATTTTATATCTGCTGCACTGTGAGCAACATAACTACAAAAGTTTGCTCACGCAAAGGAGCAAATCCTTCACAATGCAATtgtgtgtctttatttttttgtgtatacTACTGAAAACTTATACAgtgtgcatatatatatatatatatatatatatatatatatatatatatatatatatatatatatatacacacgtacacacacacacactgtaaatAGTCTGTGTGTTTATGAGTTGGTGCATCTGTGTGTCCTATTTgttgaaaatattgaaatcCAAATATCAGTTTACAGTGCTGTCATGATGCatggattttttcttttagaaaaACTGGAATGTATACTATTATGTAAAAGTTCATCCACAATTTGTTGAGTGTGcgtgtaatatatatatatatatatatatatatacctatatatatatatatatatataaattgtgTGGGAGAGCTACTTGTTTTCCTCCTATCTTTCCTTTCAGAACGCAGCAGTCTGTTTGAGTGAGTGCCGTATCGTTATGAACAGGTTCTATCTTACAATCAGACGGCAACTATTTCAAAAACTAATTGGGACTGCAATTAAATGTTTCTCTTTTTGGCGCTGTTCAAATCCACAGTCAACCTCTGATACATAAACTGAGTGAAAAGAAAACGAAAAACCACGTAGGATaatcaataacaacaatagTTTGAGATCAATCTTGTTTTAAAATCTACAGGAGTCTGATTTAAGTGGTGGAGCAGCAAATACGAAGGGAGTTTCATCTCGTATTCTGAGCTGCTCGAACTGTAAATGGAAAAAGGCTAAGAATGAAAATAGTAttaaaaaaggaggaggaaaaaaaatcgctcTCATTTTATGATTGTTGTAACCTTGACTAACAGTCTTTTAGGAGATTAGTGGCAgtgtatgcaaatgagttcagaaaaacattatttttttcagattttttttttcgctttGTCTCATCAACACAGTTTAATTTAGTAAACTAAATCATCAAAAATGCATGGACAGTTACAAAACATACGAAATATTATTCCCGCCATCTTTGATGGGAAGTGATTGAAATTTGTACCTTAACAGCTGCATTATAATCTCTTAATACCAtaggaataaataaaacccAGTGTCaaatttactttttctttttcaattgtcTTTAGAAGGCAATCTTGTGACTGTCAGTATTTTAGAGGGAATATATAGTCCAAccaagatgattttttttcttgttgttattgttgttgttgtaaattATACCACAGTAAGTTTGGACATCTATCGTTTCCAAACAGGTCAGTATGGGTTCACAACTGCCATTTTAAATGGCatttctctctcacacacatacacacaaaccctccacacacacacacatacacacactgggAAACATGCAGATCCACACACAATGCACACTTATAATCGCTCAGATAGATCTACACTaaaggtgtgtttgtgtgtacgttTCTTTCGTAGGCCTTTCGGTAGTGTTCAACACATAAATCAGTATTTTAGGAAATCATACATTTAGAGGCCTGTAGTTAggatccatccagtagatcaATATCAAACTACTAAGCCTTAAGGCCAccatcttttttgtttatttagaataacaaaaaagaaaatctgtttgttttttgttttttttgggaaactTAATGTGCCAGTGTCTATACTCATTACTCTCCATAcctcaaaagaagaaaaggaaaatctagtgccattttgtttgtcattcTTTTGGAGTAGTTTATCTAGTTGTACTTATCCGTCAGAGACATGCATTCGCATGTGGTCGTTGAAGTGCTCCATTTGGTCGAACTTGACGGGGCAGACGGAACACATGTAGGTGGTCCCATCTTGGCAGCTGGCCTCCGCCGCCACGTCCACTCCCGTCGGGACCCCGGGCCCTTCTCCCGCTCCTCCGCTCACGGGCATGGCGAGGGCCACCACCCCGGCGCCGGGCTCGGCCATGGGGAGGGGGATGGGGATGGGGATGGAGACGGGGATGGAGACGGGGCCGGGGGTGCCGGCGGGGCCCGTCAGCCCGGCCAGGGCGCTGCCCGTGCTGTGCAAGGCCATGTGGCGCTCCAGCAGGGTCTTGTGGGAGAACTTCTTCTTGCAGATGACACACTCGTAGGACTTCTCGCCACGGTGCAGCCGCATGTGGACGTTGAGAGAGCTCTTCTGGGTGAAGCGCTTGTTGCAAATGCTGCACTGGTAGGCTCGCACCCCTGTGTGGGTCACCATGTGCTTGATTAAGTAATCCTTCAGGGAGAAGGAGCGCCAGCAGATGCTGCACTGGTGAGGCTTCTCTCCTGTGTGGGCATGAAGGACAGATATACAATTATACACTGAATGCTCACCcagaagcataaaaaaaacatttgaccatATTCTCATCAGCAGACTCATGAgtgtaaaaatatttcccCTTTCCTTATTCGAGGCTGAAGCTGCTCCATCTGTTAACGAAACGCACGTCGAAGCCAACACTGGTCATTTACACAAATCTGCAACACTGTGCATGTATTCGGCACCGGAAGCCAAACAGAAGGTGTCCAGTCCCCATTTCATTAAAGAATATGAGCTCGTCAGCAAGCTGACAATTCAAAGTTAATGCTCCTGCTGACTTCATCTAGTGGACGCCTCAAGGCCACTGGTGGGGAAGCATTAAAACGGGCTTTGTGTCTGGCTAGAGAGACATTTATGTCTAGACTTACTTTATCTAAATTGAAATTATGAGCATTCTAAATTTTATATTAATGGCTCTTGTCAGATATAACACCCATTTTACACAAGGAGACATGTCAGTATTCCAATCACTCATTTTCCCAAGATGACTGATAAATGTACTGTGGAGTGTGGAGGCAGACGTTTGTCAGCAACAACAAGTACTCAAGCATAGTATttagtattctttttttaattaaatactgATTGCCCTGGCACGAATACTGTCTGAAATTTGAGGGTTGGAATTTATGGGCAGTCTGGAGCCCGGAGCTGATTCATTTCAAGATGGAGTGAGGCAATGTGACTTACCAGTATGCACAAACATGTGTTTGACGTAGTTCTGTTTTGCAGTAAAGGTTTTACAGCAGAGAGTGCATGCATAGGGTTTCTTCTCCCCCTGACCCAttgcctgctgctgctgctgggatGGCGTCGGGGGCACGGCCATGGCGTTGGGGAATGATGGTATGGCAGGGGGCGGCACCGTCACAAACTGGGCCTGCTGCTGGCCCGGAAGGTAAATGAAAGACTTGCTGTCTCTGGTCGGCTGCGGGGGGAAGAGCGTGGGCAAGAAGGTGTTCCCGGCGCCCAACACTTGGGAATTGCTGGTCACGGCGTGCGGCATTCGGAGATTGCTGGTGTGTGACTCCACCTGCCGCAGGTAGTGCGGTGTGCTGGCCAGGGATTGGGACATGATGGGGTTGGCCAGGGGATGCATCATGGTACTGTCACTAGTGCTGTGGCTCTGGTCGCCCTCGTCGGGCTCCTGCGCTTGCTCCGGGGACGAGTCGTTGACCTCGATCTGCACCGGTCCGCCTTCCCCGTGAGGGCCTTCGCCGCCCCCCTCCCGGTTGAAGCTCAGGTAGGGCTGCTGATCCATGGCGTCTGGTTCGGTACTGATGGAGGAGCTGACGCCTGAGTCAAAACTTTCCACCTTGGACTCGCTCACCACGCCCTCGGTGTGGTCGTTCTCCACCTGGCAGTGCCCTACGTTGTTGAAGCAGACGTACTCGTCTTCGGCCTCCTGCTTGATGTGCATGCCACCTGTTTGTAGGCGTACCGGTCGGGGCTGCTTGCGGCAGTGCGTGGTGGACTCGGCCGTGGAGATGAAGCGCTCCACCGGTTGGCTTCGATCCGGGATGCGGTTCATCCAGGGGGGATCCTGCGACTGCTGGTCTTTCTGAGCGCCGGCACTCGGATCGTAATTGCTCGTCAAGGGGTTGATGTAAAGCGAGCGCTCGCGGGTGCCGTTGGAGAGGCCGGAGTAGGAGTAGAGCGACGTGTACGCTCGATCCGCGTTCTGCTGGGTTGACGTTTGCATACAGCCCGACTCGGCGTCGCTGCTCGGGCCGGACGTGGCCGACTCGGGCGTGCCGCGGGGGGTGTCCTGACCCGAGTCTCCCGGTATGACGGGGAAGCCTCCCGGGCCGGCCAGGCCCACATTCTGGGACACGATGCGAGTGCACTCATCGATGACGGTCTTGATCTGCAAGATGCTGGCGGCAGTTAGGATCTGCAGGGCCTCCGACTGAGACACTCGCAGAATCCCGCTGTACATAAAGTCAATCAACTTTTGGATGGATTGCACCGAGACCACCGAGGGGATCTCAATGTCGCTGTAGCCCAAAAGTAGCTTGTCCTGAAAGAAGGGGCTTCCAGCGGCCAGCACGCAGCGGTGAGCTCGCAGCATACTTCCATGGATCCGAACAGTCACATCACAAAAGTGCCCACGGTTGCGCTGCTCGTTCAGGGTCTCAAGTACAGAATTGCTGAAGTTGTGGAGATTGATGTTATGAATGCGCTCGGTCATCCCCTTGCAACTGATGTGACCTGAAAAGCAGGGCAGCAACACACCTCATTTAGAGAGACGCTGCATTATTTAGCCGCGTTAGTCACACCGCACTTGCCCCGTGTGTGCTGTTACGATATTGGAATTGCTAATTGCAATAAGAAGCCGTCTTTAGTGCCATTCTCGCACGCGTGATTTAAAAACGGACAAAAACACTGGGGGCCAGAAAATCTAACCTTTGTTGGAACACATGCaagcatttttaatgtatCATTAAATTACTAAggcttaaaaatataaaaaaaacatcaattatTCATCCATTACATATGAAATTGTGTTAATTAGACAAAAATTTGTGTAAATTTCTATAGCGTTTTAAAAAGACTATAtttaaattacattatttGTATCGTGCAgattcactcaaaatattagtTTGTATAATGCAAGAGAAATAACTTAATTTTTCCTTCTTATGGATAATACTGCTTGACTAATTGATGTGTACACCACTCAAAGCGTTAAACCAATACCTCTCTGACCGTgttgattaaaaatattattcttgtaaaaacagatgttttaattcattttaaagcTCATTACACTGAGAAAGTatgataataatagtaatagtagtaataatagtaataatagtaGTATGGGAATATTAGTgacgataataataataagaagaaCAATGCATTTGACTGAACCTTAATCTTCATTTCACAGtgcaatgaacaaaaaaatgtgtaaatttattttctcaagAGGTATCACAAAACAAAGTCATCTGGAtcgaaatatatatttttaatttgatgcaTGTATAATGAAGATTTTATTTCGTGCAATTATTTGACAGAATAAAATGGAGTAAattcaacactttttttcagtgaagatttttttggcgtgtgtgtgagagacgCTCCTTTAATCGCCAGTGGGTGGCGCAC
The sequence above is drawn from the Syngnathus acus chromosome 14, fSynAcu1.2, whole genome shotgun sequence genome and encodes:
- the zbtb20 gene encoding zinc finger and BTB domain-containing protein 20; this translates as MTERIHNINLHNFSNSVLETLNEQRNRGHFCDVTVRIHGSMLRAHRCVLAAGSPFFQDKLLLGYSDIEIPSVVSVQSIQKLIDFMYSGILRVSQSEALQILTAASILQIKTVIDECTRIVSQNVGLAGPGGFPVIPGDSGQDTPRGTPESATSGPSSDAESGCMQTSTQQNADRAYTSLYSYSGLSNGTRERSLYINPLTSNYDPSAGAQKDQQSQDPPWMNRIPDRSQPVERFISTAESTTHCRKQPRPVRLQTGGMHIKQEAEDEYVCFNNVGHCQVENDHTEGVVSESKVESFDSGVSSSISTEPDAMDQQPYLSFNREGGGEGPHGEGGPVQIEVNDSSPEQAQEPDEGDQSHSTSDSTMMHPLANPIMSQSLASTPHYLRQVESHTSNLRMPHAVTSNSQVLGAGNTFLPTLFPPQPTRDSKSFIYLPGQQQAQFVTVPPPAIPSFPNAMAVPPTPSQQQQQAMGQGEKKPYACTLCCKTFTAKQNYVKHMFVHTGEKPHQCSICWRSFSLKDYLIKHMVTHTGVRAYQCSICNKRFTQKSSLNVHMRLHRGEKSYECVICKKKFSHKTLLERHMALHSTGSALAGLTGPAGTPGPVSIPVSIPIPIPLPMAEPGAGVVALAMPVSGGAGEGPGVPTGVDVAAEASCQDGTTYMCSVCPVKFDQMEHFNDHMRMHVSDG